One segment of Ahaetulla prasina isolate Xishuangbanna chromosome 9, ASM2864084v1, whole genome shotgun sequence DNA contains the following:
- the STAR gene encoding steroidogenic acute regulatory protein, mitochondrial produces MLPATFKLCAGISYRHLPNMTGLKRQAAVAIVQELKKVAFSRPGPAQWINNVRRRSSLLGSRLEENPFSDVEMSYIKQGEEAIQKSLNILGEKSGWKTEAVMGNGDKVMSKVLPDVGKVFQLEVVVDQPLDCVYEELVEKMEQMGDWNPNIKEIKILQKIGKDTVITHETSAATPGNVIGPRDFVSIRCSKRRGSTCLLAGMSTTYAAMPEQKGVIRAENGPTCMVLRPVLGNPSQTKLTWLLSIDLKGWLPKTLINQVLSQTQMDFANHLRNRLSKSTSAQALRC; encoded by the exons ATGCTGCCAGCAACATTCAAGCTTTGTGCCGGAATTTCCTACAGACACTTGCCCAACATGACAG GTTTGAAGAGACAAGCAGCTGTAGCCATTGTCCAGGAACTGAAGAAAGTGGCATTTTCCAGGCCTGGCCCTGCCCAATGGATCAACAACGTACGCAGAAGGAGTTCTCTTCTAG GTTCGAGGCTGGAAGAGAACCCTTTTAGTGACGTGGAGATGTCCTACATCAAGCAAGGAGAGGAGGCTATTCAGAAGTCTCTGAATATTCTTGGAGAAAAAAGTGGCTGGAAAACGGAGGCAGTGATG GGCAATGGTGACAAAGTCATGAGCAAAGTGTTGCCTGATGTGGGGAAGGTTTTCCAGCTTGAGGTAGTGGTTGATCAACCCCTGGATTGTGTCTATGAGGAGTTAGTGGAAAAGATGGAGCAGATGGGAGACTGGAATCCAAATATTAAAGAAATCAAG ATTCTCCAGAAGATTGGCAAAGACACCGTGATCACTCATGAAACATCAGCAGCAACTCCTGGCAACGTAATTGGTCCACGAGACTTTGTCAGCATCCGGTGTTCCAAACGGCGTGGCTCTACATGCCTCTTAGCTGGCATGTCAACCACTTATGCCGCCATGCCAGAACAAAAAGGAGTTATCAG aGCGGAAAATGGTCCCACCTGCATGGTTCTTCGTCCAGTTCTAGGAAATCCCTCACAAACCAAGTTAACCTGGCTTCTCAGCATTGATTTAAAG ggTTGGCTTCCAAAGACGTTGATCAACCAAGTTCTTTCTCAAACCCAAATGGATTTTGCTAACCACCTCAGGAATCGATTGTCCAAATCTACATCTGCACAAGCCCTCAGATGCTAG